The following nucleotide sequence is from Candidatus Krumholzibacteriia bacterium.
CGGTCACCTGATTCGCGCGCAGGCCGAGGTAGCGCGCGACCGAGTCCTGCACGTCCTGCGGGTCCTGTGTGGGTGTCCAGATTTCGCACGCGTTCTTGTCCACACGGATGGTGCAGTTCATCGGTTCCATGGTGGCGTGGGCGAGGAATGGAATCTCGTAGGTCGCCTCCACCACGCGCGACGCGCCCGCGAGGACGCCGGCCGTGTCGCCGTCGTCGTGCAACACGTCGCCCTTGTCCGCGGCCAGCTTGTTGAAGCGCGCCGCCAGTTCTTCGGTGGACGCGCCGGCGTCGGGGCCCTCGTCCCACTCCACCGACAACGCGCGCACCCCCTGCAACGCCGACCACGTGTCGGCGGCGATCACGGCGACACCCGGTGCAATATAGAACTCGCCGCCCATCCCACCATATTCGACCACCTTGTACACGCCCGGCACCTTCATGGCCGCGGTCGCATCGTACCTGCGCACCTTCCCGCCGTACACCGGGCAGCGCGCGACAGCCGCATACCGCATGTCCGGCACCCGCGTGTCGAAGCCGAAGCGGGCGCGACCGTGGATGTAGTCCTGCGCATCGCTGCGACGGACTCGCGTTCCGATGAGGCGAAATTCGTCGGGGCTCTTGAGCGGCACGCGCTCGGGATCGGGAACCGGCAGCGTGGACGCCGCCTCGACCAGTTGACCGTAGGCCGCCTTCTGCCCGTTGCGGCCATACACCTCGCCGAGCTGGGCCGTACACGTGCTTCGGTCCACACCCCACTGGTTCGCCGCGGCGGTGATGAGCATCTCGCGCGCCACGGCGCCCGCGCGGCGCAGCCGATCGTAACAGCGGCGGATACTCAGGCTGCCGCCGGTCGCCTGGGGCCCGTAGCGCTCGTCGCTTGCGCCCGGCGCCTGCTGGATGCGCACGCTCTCCCACGGGACACCGAGTTCGTCGGCGACGATCATGGGCAGTCCGGTGCGAACCCCCTGCCCCATCTCGGAGCGCGTCACCCACACGGTGGTGGTCCCGTCGGAGGAAATCTGCAGAAGTATGTCGGGCGAAAATCCAGCGCGCGTCGACGGGTCGAACGAGTACGGGGCCTCCTGGTCGAGCAGCTTGACCCCCAGCACCAGGCCCGCGCCCACCAGGCCGGTGATGATGAGGAAGTCCCTGCGATTGAGCCGTTGAATGGGGATCATTTTGCACCTTCTTCGGCGGCGCGCCGGATGGCGCGGCGAATGCGGAGGTAGGTTCCGCACCGGCAGAGGTTGTCGCGCATGGCGGCGTCGATCTCTTCGTCGGTGGGATTGGGCTTCTGGCGCAGCAGCGCGGCGGCGTTCATGATCTGCCCCGGCTGGCAGTAGCCGCACTGCGATACACATTCCGTCTCCCACGCAGTCTGCAGCGGATCCGGACCGGCGGCGCCCAGCCCCTCGATGGTGGTCACTTCGCGCTCCCCCACGTCACCCACCGGGGTGGTGCAGCTTCGCACCGCCTTTCCCCCGACGAGCACCGTGCAACTGCCGCACAGCCCCACACCGCAGCCGAACTTGGCGCCGGTGAGTTCGAGGCGGTCACGCAACACCCACAGCAGCGGCATGTCGGCCGCCGCCTCGACGTTCTGATTCTTTCCGTTAACGAGGATGGTATAGACAGGCATGGTGAAGACTCCCTGCGGCCAGAGACCGCAACTATCCGCCGGCGCTCACACCCATATACATCTGTACGAAGAGCACGGTATCCATGTAGGCGTGGGCCAGAATCAGCGTCCACAGGTTCCGCTTCGAAACAATATACGCGATTGCGAGGGCAAGTCCCATCAGCGTGGTCTGGACGATACCCACGATGCCCCAGTCGAAGTGGGCGAGCCCGAAAACCACCGCGCTGATCACCAGCGCGATGCGCAGCGCGGCCTTGCCCCCGCCACCCATCTCCGCGAGCCGTGTGATGAGAAATCCGCGGTACAGCACCTCTTCTCCAAACGATGAAACAAACCACACCGCCGGCAGCGCCAGCAGCAACAGGGGGAGATTGCCGCGCAGGTAGTTGTAGCCACTCATGTCGGCGTTCTGCTGCCCCGTGGCCACGTTGGCCATCAGCATTGATCCGGCAATGAAGGCGGCGAGCGCGGCGATGAGGACGACGACCGACCACAGAACGGTTCGCACCATTCCGCGCCAGCCGGGGAACCGGAAACTCAGGCCGAAGTGCGCCCAGCTTTGCCCGCGAACGCGGAGCCCGGCCCGGATGGTGAGCAGCATGATCACGTTGGCCACCCACACCACCGCCTGCCGCAGCACCGGGTTCTCGCCCACGATACCCCACCCGATCGCGACCACCACCACGGCGACACCGAACACCAGGACGATTTCCGCGGCCTGCGCCGCGCGGTTGGACGCCAGTGCGGCTGCGAGGTTGCTCATTGAACCCTCCCCTACGTGGTGTACTTGCGGCGGCCACCGGCACGCGCCGCCATCGTGAAGCCCCACGCCGAGAGCGCGCCGGGAACGATCAGGCCGGGGATCGAGAGCCAGTGCGGAATCACCCATGTCCCGATGAGGACCTCCCAGCCGGTCAGCAGCCGGCCCACGTGAAACACGGCAACGACGAAGAAGATGACGGCGCTGATCTGAAAGTACGCTTTTTGACTCATCATTGTTCCTCCCGGCTACTTCGGAACCCGCCCGCTGCGCTGCAACCACCAGCGCATGCACCTGTGTGCCACGTTCACCGGCTCACAGAACATGAGCGGACAGCCACCCACGATACTCTGCACTCCCAGACGCTGGCACTCGCGCACCGCCTCGCTGGAGACACTCCCCGCACCGAACGAGCGGTGAAACCACACCCGCGCCACCCCGCGGTCCTTGCACTGGCGGACGATTGCGGCGGAGATGTCGGGGTGGGTGGCAATCACTACGCCGTCGAGCGGGCCGGGGATGGAGGCGACGTCCGGGTAACAAATGACGTCCTCGACGGTCTGCGCGTTGGGGTTCACCGGAAACACCTCGTAGCCGCCATCGCGCAACTTCTTGAAGATGGCGTTGGCGGCGGCGTCTCCCTTGCGGGAGACACCGGCCACCGCGATGCGGCGGCCCTGCAGAAACCGTGCGACCGAATCGGGTGTCCTCACTGGAATCACCTCTTCCGCAGCCGATGAACGATGCTATTTCGCGCGGTGCTTGCGCACTTCCATGGCGTAACCCAACCAGTAGAGGGCCGCGACCAGCGTCCAGATGGAGGCCAGAATGGTACCTCCGACGCGCTCCTCCGCTCCCCACCACCAGCCCGCCGCCGCAATGGTAAACACAACTGCGAGGAACAGTCTGCTGATTTTGAACGGCATGAAAACGCTCCCTCCGTTCACCGCGCACGCGACCGTCGCGCACCCAGATGTCACATGGTATGATAGATTATCGAATATCCGCAACCGGGCGGCACCGAAACCCGCACCCGCCTGAATCGCCTCATTCCTCTGGGGGTTGTCATGTCCCGAACGCTCACCACCCGGTCCCTGTGGACCGTAGCCCTTCTCGCCTTCCTTGCGCCCGCCGTCCTGCAGGCCCAGGTCATCGACTTCGAGACCCTGCCCGGCGGCGCGCCCACGGTGGATCAGCAGACCATCTCCACCGAGTACAACTCGCTCGGGGTGACCTTCTCGCTGCTCGACGTGGTCAGCGGGCTCCCCATCGGGTCGCCGCGCATCGCCAAGGCCGGCCTGCCCCAGACCGCCTTCGAGGGCTGTTATGCGGCCGATACTCCGTACGCGTATCTCGGCCTGGGCCAGAGCTTTCTCACCGACGGCACGGGCCTTGGCATCCAGGGTGACCTGCGCATCGAGTACGCCACGCCGGTGGCGCAGGCGTCCGGGCTGATTCTCGATATCGACTGCCGCGCCAATGGTGGACCACCGTGCGAGCAGTGGACCATCACCGCGTACGACGCGGTGGGATCCGTGCTGGATGTGGCCGTGCTGGACGCGCCCCAGGGCGCCATCAATCCTCAGTGCGCTTCTCCGCAGGCGGGCCCGGGCGACTCCAATGCGTTCGGCTGGACCGTCACCGCGGGCGGGCCGCTGATCAAGTCCATCATTCTGCGGCATACCGGGGCAGCCACCAACGTGGGGCTCGCCTTCGACAACTTCACCGTGGCAGGCCCTCCGGGGCCGCTGGACGTGATCGCGACCGCGTCGGTGGACACCGTCTGCATGGGTGAGTCGATCACGCTCTCCGCGTTCCCAGGCGGCGGGATGCCGCCATATACGTTTCAATGGCAGCAGGAGCTGGTGCCCTCGTGGTTCAACCTCGGCACCGGCAGCACACAGCTGGTGCAGGTGCTGCAGACCACGCGTTTCCGCGTGATCGTGACCGATGCCAACGCGAGCCAGGTCACCAGCGCGCCGGTGACGGTGTCCGCCCAGGGCGGGGTGCTGTGTTCCGCCAGCCTCTTGCTGAGCAACAACGGCGGTGACAACCTCATCCGTTACAGCTTCTTGAGCCAGCAACCCGAGGTGTTCGTACCCGCGGGCAGCGGCGGATTGAACGGCCCCTCCAAGCTGGTGTGCGGCCCCGATGGCAACATCTACGTCAGCAGTCAGAACAACGACCGCGTGCTGCAATATGACGGTGTGACCGGCGCGTTTATCAGCACCTTCGTGCCGGCCAGCAGCGGCGGACTCGACGGCCCGGTGGGAATCGACTTCGGCCCGGACGGCAACCTGTACGTGGTGTCGTTCGTGCTGAACGCGGTGCTGCGCTACAACGGAACCACAGGCGCGTTTATCGACACATTCGTTCCCAACGGCAGCGGCCTCAACACTCCCACCGGCATGATCTTCGGTCCCGACGACAATCTCTATGTCAGCAGCCGCGACGGCCACAAGGTGCTGCGCTTCAACGGCACCACCGGCGCCGCGCTGGGCGACTTCGTCACCGCCGCCAGTGGCGGACTCAACGCGCCGCGCGGCCTGGTGTTCGGCCCGGACGGCAACCTGTACGTCTGCGAGGAGATCAACGACAGCGTGCGCCGCTACAACGGAAGCACCGGTGCATTCATCGACGTGTTCATCGCCGGCGGCAGCGGAGGGCTGGATCGCGCCAACGACATCGCCTTCGGGCCGGATGGCGTGTGCTACGTGGCCAGTTTCAACAACGACAAGCTGCTCGCCTACGACGGGGGCACCGGCGCCTTCCTCGGCGCGCTCCCCGACGGGATCCTCAACGGCCCGGCGTGGATCGCCATCGGGTGCCATCCGCGGGCAACGGGCGTGGGCGGCGGTGCCGCTGCTCCGCGGCCGCAACTGTCGGTGGAACCCAACGTGCCCAACCCGTTCAACCCGTGGACCACGGTGGCCTTCACGCTGCCGGCGGCGGGCCCGGCGCGGGTGACGGTGGTGGACGTGACGGGACGGGTGATCGCAACCCTGCTGGATAGGAGCCTGGCGGCGGGACGGCACGAGGTGGAGTGGAAGGGTGACACCCGTGCGGGCACACCGGCGCCGTCGGGGGTCTACTTTGTGCGCGTGCAGAGCGGCGGTGTCTCGGCGGCGGGCAAGATGATCCTGCTGCGCTGATTACGGTGCGCGCTTCTTCACCGCGTAGTGGAAATCGCGGCCGTCGATGCGCACCAGCGAACACTCCTGACCCGCGCTGCGCGCCCACGCGGGCAGGTCGAACTCGATGGCCGGGTCGTCCGCGATCACCAGCACCGTGCCGCCCGGCGGAAGCGCCTTGACCGCGTCCGAGGTGCGGATCACCGGCACCGGGCAGAACTCGCCGCGCGCGTCCACCACGACGGCGGCCACGCCGAGCGACGTGGACAACCTGCGGGGTGACGTCATTGCTTCCCGCGCACCTTCCAGTCCTTGAGGAGCAGGCCGTAGAAGGCGGTGTCCGACACCTCACCCGCGACGATCCATCGTTCTCGCAACAGCCCTTCGCGCAGGAATCCGAGACGTTCCAGGCATTTCACCGACGCGATGTTGCGCGGATCGACATCCGCCTCCACGCGATTCATATTCAACTCCGCGAACGCATAATCGAGCAGCGCCGTCAGCGCCTCCTGCATGTAGCCGTTGCCCCACGAGTCCGAGGCCAGACTGTAGCCGACCTCCGCCCGGCGGCAATGCTCCATCATGTCGAACAAGGTGCACGTGCCAATCAGGGTTTCCGTGTCCTTGCGGACCACACCGAGGCTGATGTACTCACCCGTTCGCATGGCGGTGAGTTCGCGCCCGATATGAGACGGGGCTTCGTCGGGGGACGTCCACGGCTCCGTGTTCCAGTAGCGCATGACCTTCAGATCCGAGAAAATCCTGAAAAGGCGGTCCCCATCGGACCCCCGTAACGGCCGCAGCAACAGCCGCGCCGTCTCGAGGTTAAGTTGTTGGAAGGAATGCATGGGAAGGTGCGGGCGGGGTGTCTACTTACCCCCGCTGCGGTAGAAGCGAACCTCCGCCTTCTCCAGCGTGGCCAGCCCCGCGCCGATGGAGCCTTCGATCTCGCCCAGGAACGCGTCCAGTTTGTCGCGCGTGTCGACAATCTCCACCACGATGGGCAGGTCTTCCGAAAGGCGCAGGATCTTGGCGGTGTGGATGCGGCTGTTGGCGCCGAAGCCCATGATGCCGCGCAGGACGGTGGCGCCGGCGAGTTTGCGTTCACGCGCCTGCGAGACGATCCACTCGTACAGCGGCTTGCCACCGTGCTTGTCGCTCTCGCCGATGAAGATGCGCAGCAGACAGCCTTCCTGGGGAAGCGTCATGGGTTACCTCCAGATGGCGAACGCGCCTGCCCGACCCGCCCACACCGCCACCAGGCACAGCACCACGTTCGTGGTCACGTTGAGGGACGCGATCAGCAGTTCGCCGTCGCGCAACAGGTTGAGGGTCTCGTTGCCGAAGGTCGAGAAGGTGGTGAAGCCGCCCAGCAGACCCACGAACACGAACAGCCGTGTCTCCGCCGAGAACATGCCGCGCGCGTCGGCCAGGTAGGAGAGTCCGCCGATCAACAGGCAGCCCAGCACGTTGACCGCGAGCGTGCCGTAGGGGAAGGCGGCGCTGCCCGATGACTGCTGCGCCCACCCGCTCACCAGGTAACGCAGGACCGCTCCCGCGAATCCGCCGCATCCGATCCAGAAGAGCTTCATGAGTATATGCCGGTGGGTACGGGTAACACGGGGCGTTCTCCTCCACATCTCAAGGGATCACGGCGCCAGCACCAGGCGATGCGCGTTGCCGATGCGTGACGTCGTCTGCGGCGGAACACCCGCGCGCGCCGCGTACTCGGGCCAGCGCCGGACGACATCCCGCACATGGGTGAGGATCTCCAGGGCGCGGCCGCGCTTGAGCGATATCGTCCGGCCACAGGATACGAAATCGTCCGCCGAAAAGCCATCCCGGCGGCCGTTGAGGGACATCTGCTGCGCGGCGGTCCAGCGCCCCGACGGGTTCCACGCGTAGGTCACGTCGAACGCGGGCGAGAGCGACCACGCGCCCGCGCGGTCCATCAGAAACGCGATGTTTTTGACGTGGTCATCCTGGTTGCGCGCCACGATGTTGAACACCATGCGCGTGAACTGCTGCTCGATGCTCGCTATGGGCAAGCCCAGCCGGCGCATCACGTCGAAGGCCTGTTCGTATGAGTAAGCACCGGGCAGGTTGTAGTCGTAGTGCGCCAGCGCGCCGAGCGAGAGCATGTGCACCTTGGCACCCGTTTCGGTACGGTCGAAACGCCTGGTCATGAAGTGGCTGCGACCACCCTCCTCGAGCAGCCGGCACTCCATCATGCTGATGCCGGCGTCGCGCGCCATCAATGCGTACGCGTACTCGATGAGGCTGTAACCCCGCGGGTCGTCCAGTTCCTTGTCCTTGTTTCCCGCCACACCGTCGAACTTGAGCAGCCAGTAGCTGAAACCATCGCCCGCGCGCACCTGGCCGGAGCGCACCTCGTTGGTGGACGGGTTCCAGGCGATGATGGCCTTGGCGCGCGCCCCGCCCGCCGACGTCCCCACGCGCAGGATGTCGGTGAGCGCGGCGCTGCGCTCGGCCAGGTCGAACGATCCGCGCAGGTTTTCGCGCCGGGTGAGGATCTCGCTCGCCAGCTCGACCAGCGCCGATATGTCCACCGGCTCGGACTCGCCGTGGAAAGGACCGATGCTCGGCTCGTACTCGAGCGCGCCCATGCCGCGCGCGCCGGTGTAGCACAGGCGCTCGACGGGGTTGAAGCTCTCCGGCTTGCGGCCTTCCCGCGCCAGCCACGCGTCGATGAGCGCGTTGCCGAACCGGTCCGGCAGCGAGTCCGCCAAGAGCCCGGGCAGGCCGTGGAACGTCTCTCGCGCGAGCGCGGGGAACGCGTAGATCTGCGGGGACAACGGCAGAGCGATCGGAGATACCTGGATCCCGCTGGCCGCGAACTCGGGCGTGTACTCAAAGAACGCCACGTCCTGTTCCGCCGACCAGCTCACCGCGCCGATGGTGCGGCCCCACAGGTTGACCTTCGCCACAGTCACGCGTCATCCCCCCAGGTCCACGGGGACGGCTTCTGCTTCTGCGTGGGCCGCGCGCGGCGGCGCTTCTTCCCCGCCAGCTTCACCTGCTGCAGCGGGCTCAGCGGCGGCTCCGGGATCAGCGCGTCGATGTTGCCGAGCAGCTCGAGCGCACCCAGCACACGCACGAGGCTCGCGGTCTGGGTGGAGTGCCCGGCCTCCATGCGCTGCAGGGTGGCCAGGGAAACCCCGGCCTCACGGGCCAGGGCTTCCTGGGTCAGGTTGCGGTTGAGCCGGTAGCGGGCGATCCGACGGCCGATCCGGCCGAGAACCGTGGCATCCGGGGAGGTGTTGCTATTCATAATAACACATCACATATGCATTATTAATGCCATTTATGACATTAATTTATCATATATGATGTGTTACCGCAACATCTTTACCCTGGAAAATCCGGCTGGGCCGTCTTCTCCTGGTCCTTGAACTGGAGCTCGTAGAGCTTGGCGTAGTGGTCGCCGCGCGCCAGCAGCTGGGCGTGCGTGCCCTCTTCGATGACACGCCCCTTGTGCAGCACCAGGATGCGGTCCACGTAGCGGATGGTGGAGAGGCGGTGCGCGATCACAATGGAGGTGCGCCCGGCCATGAATTTGCGCAGCGCGTCCTGCACCAGGAACTCGGTTTCGGTGTCCACGCTGGAGGTGGCCTCGTCCAGCACCAGGATATTGGGGTCGTAGACCAGCGCGCGCGCGAACGACAGCAATTGGCGCTCGCCCACCGAGAGCGAGCTGCCGCGCTCGCCCACGTTCTCCTCGTACTTCTTCGGCAGCCGCTCGATGAAACGCTCGGCGTTGATGTAGCGCGCCACCTCTTTGATCTTGTCTTCGCCGATGTCGGTGTTGCCCAGGTGGATGTTGTGGGCCACGCTGCCCGAGAACAAGAACACGTCCTGCAGCACGGTGGCCACATGGTGACGCAGGTCGGCCAGGCGGTACTTCTTGATGTCCACGCCATCGACCAGAATGCGCCCCTGCTCCACCTCGTAGAAGCGCGAGAGCAGCGAGATGATGGTGGTCTTGCCCGCTCCGGTGTAGCCCACGATGGCCACTTTCTCCCCCGCACCCACCGTGAAGCTCACGTCGTGCAGAACGGTCTCGTCCTTGTTGTACGCAAAGGTGACGTTCTCGAAGCGCACCTCGGTGGGCCGGTCCGGAAACGGCACCGGGTCGGGCGGGTCCACGATGCGCGGTTCGCGGTCGAGCACGCCGAAGATGCGCTCGGACGACGCCATGGCGGACTGGAGGATGTTGTACTTTTCCGAAAGGTCGCTGATGGGCCGGTAGAAGCGCTGCGCGTACTGGATGAACGCCACCAGCGACCCGAAGGTCATGGCGCCGGTGAGCACGTCCAGCCCGCCGAAGGCGATGATCAGCGCAATAGCCACCGCGCTCAGAAACTCCACCATGGGGTAGAAGACCGCGTAGGCCATGATGGACTGAATATGCGCTGCGTAGAGGTCGTTGTTGAGGTGCGAGAAGCGCCGGAACTGCGGCCGTTCGCGGTTGAAGATCTGCACCACGCTCATGCCGGTGACGTTCTCCTGCAGGAACGTATTTAGCGACGCCAGCCGCACGCGCACGTTGCGGTACGAATCGCGCGCCCTGGCGCGGAAGATGTGCGCGGCCACGTACAGGAACGGCAGCACCACGAAGGTGATCAGCGCCAGCTTCCAGTTTAGCCACAGCAGCACGCCGATGATGCCGGTGAGGGTGATGACGTCCAGCAGGATGGCGATCACACCCGAGGTGAACATCTCGTTCAGCGTCTCGACGTCGTTGGTGAGCCGCGTCATCAGGCGCCCCACCGGATTGCGGTCGAAGAAGGGAATGTCCAGCCGCTGCAGGCGCCGGAAGATCTGCATGCGCATGTCGAACATCACGCGCTGCCCCACCAGGCTCATGATGAGCCCGTGCAGATACGCCGCAAGGAAACCCACCAGCAGCGCGCCGGCCAGCAGCCCAACCACCTTGAGCAGCCCCGCGTAGCGGAGGTCCATGGCCACCTCGCCGGTGGGCGCGATGAAACGGTCGATGGCCAGCTTGGTGATGAAGGGCGGCGCCAGCTCGAGCACCGACTCGATGGTGAGCAGGCCGATGGCCCACGCCACCTTGCCCTTGTAGGGGCGCAGGTACCGGAGCAGCCGGCTCATGAGACGGCTGTCGTAGGGCTTCTCCTGCAGTTCGTCGGCCTGGATGTATTCCATGCGCTACTCTTGTTCCAGTGCAACCATGAGCATCTGCTTGCGGTACATCTCGGCGTAGATGCCGCCGTGCGCAATCAGTTGCTCGTGCGTGCCCGACTCCGCGATCTCGCCGTCGCGCATCACCATGACGCGGTCGGCCTGGCGCGCGGTGGACACGCGGTGGGAAATGAGGATGGCGGTACGTTTCTCCAGCTCGCCTTCCAGCGAGGAGAGGATGTTCTCCTCGGTGGTGGCGTCCACGCTGGAGAGGGCGTCGTCCAGGATGAGGATGCGCGGCTGCTTGGCCAGCGCGCGCGCTATGGCCACGCGCTGTTTCTGGCCGCCGGACAGGTTTATGCCGCGCTCTCCGATCATGGACTCGAACTTGTGCGGGAATGCCTCCACCTCATCGTAGATGGCGGCGGTGCGGCTGACCTCCTGCAACACCGGGTCGGGCAGTTCGGAGACGCCGAAGGAGATGTTCTCTCTTATCGTCTGTGAGAACAGAAAGATGTCCTGCGGCACCAGGCC
It contains:
- a CDS encoding CoA-binding protein; its protein translation is MRTPDSVARFLQGRRIAVAGVSRKGDAAANAIFKKLRDGGYEVFPVNPNAQTVEDVICYPDVASIPGPLDGVVIATHPDISAAIVRQCKDRGVARVWFHRSFGAGSVSSEAVRECQRLGVQSIVGGCPLMFCEPVNVAHRCMRWWLQRSGRVPK
- a CDS encoding CPBP family intramembrane metalloprotease, yielding MSNLAAALASNRAAQAAEIVLVFGVAVVVVAIGWGIVGENPVLRQAVVWVANVIMLLTIRAGLRVRGQSWAHFGLSFRFPGWRGMVRTVLWSVVVLIAALAAFIAGSMLMANVATGQQNADMSGYNYLRGNLPLLLLALPAVWFVSSFGEEVLYRGFLITRLAEMGGGGKAALRIALVISAVVFGLAHFDWGIVGIVQTTLMGLALAIAYIVSKRNLWTLILAHAYMDTVLFVQMYMGVSAGG
- the crcB gene encoding fluoride efflux transporter CrcB, which translates into the protein MKLFWIGCGGFAGAVLRYLVSGWAQQSSGSAAFPYGTLAVNVLGCLLIGGLSYLADARGMFSAETRLFVFVGLLGGFTTFSTFGNETLNLLRDGELLIASLNVTTNVVLCLVAVWAGRAGAFAIWR
- a CDS encoding helix-turn-helix domain-containing protein, with product MNSNTSPDATVLGRIGRRIARYRLNRNLTQEALAREAGVSLATLQRMEAGHSTQTASLVRVLGALELLGNIDALIPEPPLSPLQQVKLAGKKRRRARPTQKQKPSPWTWGDDA
- a CDS encoding GNAT family N-acetyltransferase, translating into MHSFQQLNLETARLLLRPLRGSDGDRLFRIFSDLKVMRYWNTEPWTSPDEAPSHIGRELTAMRTGEYISLGVVRKDTETLIGTCTLFDMMEHCRRAEVGYSLASDSWGNGYMQEALTALLDYAFAELNMNRVEADVDPRNIASVKCLERLGFLREGLLRERWIVAGEVSDTAFYGLLLKDWKVRGKQ
- a CDS encoding ABC transporter ATP-binding protein/permease: MEYIQADELQEKPYDSRLMSRLLRYLRPYKGKVAWAIGLLTIESVLELAPPFITKLAIDRFIAPTGEVAMDLRYAGLLKVVGLLAGALLVGFLAAYLHGLIMSLVGQRVMFDMRMQIFRRLQRLDIPFFDRNPVGRLMTRLTNDVETLNEMFTSGVIAILLDVITLTGIIGVLLWLNWKLALITFVVLPFLYVAAHIFRARARDSYRNVRVRLASLNTFLQENVTGMSVVQIFNRERPQFRRFSHLNNDLYAAHIQSIMAYAVFYPMVEFLSAVAIALIIAFGGLDVLTGAMTFGSLVAFIQYAQRFYRPISDLSEKYNILQSAMASSERIFGVLDREPRIVDPPDPVPFPDRPTEVRFENVTFAYNKDETVLHDVSFTVGAGEKVAIVGYTGAGKTTIISLLSRFYEVEQGRILVDGVDIKKYRLADLRHHVATVLQDVFLFSGSVAHNIHLGNTDIGEDKIKEVARYINAERFIERLPKKYEENVGERGSSLSVGERQLLSFARALVYDPNILVLDEATSSVDTETEFLVQDALRKFMAGRTSIVIAHRLSTIRYVDRILVLHKGRVIEEGTHAQLLARGDHYAKLYELQFKDQEKTAQPDFPG
- a CDS encoding DUF190 domain-containing protein encodes the protein MTLPQEGCLLRIFIGESDKHGGKPLYEWIVSQARERKLAGATVLRGIMGFGANSRIHTAKILRLSEDLPIVVEIVDTRDKLDAFLGEIEGSIGAGLATLEKAEVRFYRSGGK
- a CDS encoding T9SS type A sorting domain-containing protein; the encoded protein is MSRTLTTRSLWTVALLAFLAPAVLQAQVIDFETLPGGAPTVDQQTISTEYNSLGVTFSLLDVVSGLPIGSPRIAKAGLPQTAFEGCYAADTPYAYLGLGQSFLTDGTGLGIQGDLRIEYATPVAQASGLILDIDCRANGGPPCEQWTITAYDAVGSVLDVAVLDAPQGAINPQCASPQAGPGDSNAFGWTVTAGGPLIKSIILRHTGAATNVGLAFDNFTVAGPPGPLDVIATASVDTVCMGESITLSAFPGGGMPPYTFQWQQELVPSWFNLGTGSTQLVQVLQTTRFRVIVTDANASQVTSAPVTVSAQGGVLCSASLLLSNNGGDNLIRYSFLSQQPEVFVPAGSGGLNGPSKLVCGPDGNIYVSSQNNDRVLQYDGVTGAFISTFVPASSGGLDGPVGIDFGPDGNLYVVSFVLNAVLRYNGTTGAFIDTFVPNGSGLNTPTGMIFGPDDNLYVSSRDGHKVLRFNGTTGAALGDFVTAASGGLNAPRGLVFGPDGNLYVCEEINDSVRRYNGSTGAFIDVFIAGGSGGLDRANDIAFGPDGVCYVASFNNDKLLAYDGGTGAFLGALPDGILNGPAWIAIGCHPRATGVGGGAAAPRPQLSVEPNVPNPFNPWTTVAFTLPAAGPARVTVVDVTGRVIATLLDRSLAAGRHEVEWKGDTRAGTPAPSGVYFVRVQSGGVSAAGKMILLR
- a CDS encoding sulfurtransferase TusA family protein, translating into MTSPRRLSTSLGVAAVVVDARGEFCPVPVIRTSDAVKALPPGGTVLVIADDPAIEFDLPAWARSAGQECSLVRIDGRDFHYAVKKRAP
- a CDS encoding type II toxin-antitoxin system HipA family toxin; its protein translation is MTVAKVNLWGRTIGAVSWSAEQDVAFFEYTPEFAASGIQVSPIALPLSPQIYAFPALARETFHGLPGLLADSLPDRFGNALIDAWLAREGRKPESFNPVERLCYTGARGMGALEYEPSIGPFHGESEPVDISALVELASEILTRRENLRGSFDLAERSAALTDILRVGTSAGGARAKAIIAWNPSTNEVRSGQVRAGDGFSYWLLKFDGVAGNKDKELDDPRGYSLIEYAYALMARDAGISMMECRLLEEGGRSHFMTRRFDRTETGAKVHMLSLGALAHYDYNLPGAYSYEQAFDVMRRLGLPIASIEQQFTRMVFNIVARNQDDHVKNIAFLMDRAGAWSLSPAFDVTYAWNPSGRWTAAQQMSLNGRRDGFSADDFVSCGRTISLKRGRALEILTHVRDVVRRWPEYAARAGVPPQTTSRIGNAHRLVLAP
- a CDS encoding (2Fe-2S)-binding protein; translated protein: MPVYTILVNGKNQNVEAAADMPLLWVLRDRLELTGAKFGCGVGLCGSCTVLVGGKAVRSCTTPVGDVGEREVTTIEGLGAAGPDPLQTAWETECVSQCGYCQPGQIMNAAALLRQKPNPTDEEIDAAMRDNLCRCGTYLRIRRAIRRAAEEGAK
- a CDS encoding molybdopterin-dependent oxidoreductase, which codes for MIPIQRLNRRDFLIITGLVGAGLVLGVKLLDQEAPYSFDPSTRAGFSPDILLQISSDGTTTVWVTRSEMGQGVRTGLPMIVADELGVPWESVRIQQAPGASDERYGPQATGGSLSIRRCYDRLRRAGAVAREMLITAAANQWGVDRSTCTAQLGEVYGRNGQKAAYGQLVEAASTLPVPDPERVPLKSPDEFRLIGTRVRRSDAQDYIHGRARFGFDTRVPDMRYAAVARCPVYGGKVRRYDATAAMKVPGVYKVVEYGGMGGEFYIAPGVAVIAADTWSALQGVRALSVEWDEGPDAGASTEELAARFNKLAADKGDVLHDDGDTAGVLAGASRVVEATYEIPFLAHATMEPMNCTIRVDKNACEIWTPTQDPQDVQDSVARYLGLRANQVTVNVTLLGGGFGRRLYPDVELEAAGIARQVEGPVQVVWTREDDIQHDRYRPASLHTLRGSVDANGVPAAWHWHILNTYTGRFDPNDFPAYSVPNYHVEYTHVPFVLPRGAWRSTVNSYNPFVVQSFVDELAVAAGRDPLEMRLDMLRASGRAAADDTYDNARLIRVLETAAEKAAWGKPLPSGVGRGVAFFFGYGSYVAEVAEVSVENGWPRVRRVVCVVDCGQVINPDLVEAQCEGSIAFALSAVLKQRITVANGRVQQENFSDFPMLEIGEMPQVEAHIIESRAAPGGMGEVPVPPLGPAVTNAIFSATGKRVRRLPIGRI